The following proteins come from a genomic window of Andrena cerasifolii isolate SP2316 chromosome 6, iyAndCera1_principal, whole genome shotgun sequence:
- the Nd-51 gene encoding NADH dehydrogenase (ubiquinone) 51 kDa subunit, giving the protein MAGAIVRCFQIPRRQLGLLGSTLTHQQQRTLADAAPDAKKRGGPLADQDRIFTNLYGRHDWRLKGALKRGDWYKTKEILHKGADWIINEIKVSGLRGRGGAGFPSGMKWSFMNKPSDGRPKYLVINGDEGEPGTCKDREILRHDPHKLVEGCLIAGRAMGACAAYIYIRGEFYNEASNMQVAIAEAYQAGLIGKNACGSGYDFDIFVQRGAGAYICGEETALIESIEGKQGKPRLKPPFPADVGLFGCPTTVTNVETVAVAPTICRRGGTWFASFGRPRNHGTKLFNISGHVNNPCTVEEEMSIPLKELIERHAGGVIGGWDNLMGVIPGGSSTPVIPKSVCDTVLLDFDDLVRVQSSFGTAAVIVMNKQTDIIKAITRLISFYKHESCGQCTPCREGISWMYKILKRFVEGEAEEHEIDMLWELTKQIELHTICALADGAAWPVQGLLRHFRPEVEARIRERKQARAN; this is encoded by the exons ATGGCTGGTGCCATAGTGCGTTGTTTTCAGATCCCGAGGAGGCAATTGG GTCTCCTTGGATCAACTTTGACCCACCAGCAGCAAAGAACGCTCGCCGATGCCGCGCCAGACGCGAAG AAAAGGGGTGGTCCTCTGGCTGACCAGGACCGTATCTTCACGAACTTGTACGGCAGGCACGATTGGCGGTTGAAGGGCGCTCTGAAAAGGGGAGATTGGTATAAGACCAAAGAGATCTTGCACAAgggcgcagactggatcatcaACGAGATCAAGGTCTCCGGTCTGAGAGGTCGTGGTGGGGCTGGCTTTCCATCTGGCATGAAATGGTCGTTCATGAACAAGCCATCCGACGGCCGGCCAAAGTATCTAGTAATAAACGGAGACGAAGGAGAACCAGGCACGTGCAAGGATCGCGAGATCCTGCGCCACGACCCGCACAAACTCGTGGAGGGCTGCCTCATCGCCGGTCGTGCGATGGGAGCTTGCGCGGCTTACATCTACATTCGCGGAGAATTCTATAACGAGGCTTCCAACATGCAAGTCGCCATTGCCGAGGCGTACCAAGCTGGTCTGATCGGAAAGAACGCGTGTGGCTCTGGCTATGATTTCGACATCTTCGTGCAACGCGGAGCCGGGGCATACATCTGTGGCGAGGAAACAGCTCTCATCGAGTCTATCGAAGGAAAACAGGGAAAGCCTAGGCTGAAGCCCCCTTTCCCAGCCGACGTGGGCCTGTTCGGATGCCCTACAACCGTCACCAATGTCGAAACAGTCGCCGTGGCTCCT ACCATTTGCCGGAGAGGTGGAACCTGGTTCGCGTCATTCGGTCGCCCGCGTAATCACGGCACCAAACTGTTCAACATCTCGGGGCACGTGAACAACCCGTGCACGGTGGAGGAGGAAATGTCCATTCCTTTGAAGGAACTTATCGAGAGGCACGCTGGAGGCGTGATCGGTGGGTGGGATAATCTGATGGGTGTGATTCCCGGTGGTTCCTCCACTCCCGTCATTCCTAAAAG CGTCTGCGACACAGTATTATTGGACTTCGACGACCTGGTCCGAGTGCAGAGCTCCTTCGGTACAGCGGCTGTGATCGTTATGAACAAGCAAACAGACATCATCAAAGCCATCACGCGGCTAATCAGTTTCTACAAGCACGAGTCCTGCGGCCAGTGTACTCCGTGTCGCGAGGGTATCAGCTGGATGTACAAGATCTTGAAGAG GTTCGTCGAGGGAGAGGCCGAGGAGCACGAGATAGACATGCTGTGGGAGCTGACCAAACAAATCGAATTGCACACTATTTGCGCGCTGGCCGACGGTGCCGCGTGGCCAGTACAGGGTCTGCTCAGGCACTTCCGGCCGGAAGTAGAGGCGCGCATTAGGGAGCGCAAACAAGCTAGAGCGAATTGA